A section of the Primulina eburnea isolate SZY01 chromosome 1, ASM2296580v1, whole genome shotgun sequence genome encodes:
- the LOC140812594 gene encoding uncharacterized protein isoform X1, with the protein MRTGPRVHFGLNHSRHPSHLEHRFERRLTALEDSVTSMHVKMSAGFIETRACIRNINLALDDLKSSFNLGLDELRSSLTEQIRDGFAEIMSNMPVHQDKEYSIGYSRGRKRKSSETDFDVDDNLAREIGSSSQTQYIFEHNFPVITDESSEDIQVTPDARKSGGEATTSRGVDDNLAREIGSSSQTQQIFEPNLPVITKESSGNALF; encoded by the exons ATGCGTACGGGTCCTAGAGTCCACTTTGGACTCAATCATTCTCGGCACCCATCACACTTGGAGCATCGTTTCGAGAGGCGGTTGACTGCCTTGGAGGATTCCGTTACATCTATGCATGTTAAGATGTCAGCAGGATTTATTGAGACCAGGGCGTGTATCAGGAATATAAATCTGGCTTTAGATGACTTGAAATCGAGTTTTAATCTTGGTCTCGATGAGTTGAGATCGAGTTTGACTGAACAGATTAGAGATGGTTTTGCTGAGATTATGTCTAACATGCCAGTGCATCAGGACAAAGAATATAGCATAGGCTATAGCAGAGGGCGGAAGAGGAAATCATCCGAGACAGATTTTG ATGTGGATGATAATCTGGCTAGGGAAATTGGCAGTAGTAGTCAAACACAATATATATTTGAGCATAACTTTCCAGTCATTACAGATGAGTCCTCAGAAG ATATTCAAGTGACTCCTGATGCGCGTAAGTCAGGTGGCGAGGCGACTACGTCGAGAG GTGTGGATGATAATCTGGCTAGGGAAATTGGCAGTAGTAgccaaacccaacagatattTGAGCCTAACCTTCCAGTCATTACAAAGGAGTCCTCAGGTAATGCACTTTTTTGA
- the LOC140812594 gene encoding uncharacterized protein isoform X2, whose protein sequence is MRTGPRVHFGLNHSRHPSHLEHRFERRLTALEDSVTSMHVKMSAGFIETRACIRNINLALDDLKSSFNLGLDELRSSLTEQIRDGFAEIMSNMPVHQDKEYSIGYSRGRKRKSSETDFDIQVTPDARKSGGEATTSRGVDDNLAREIGSSSQTQQIFEPNLPVITKESSGNALF, encoded by the exons ATGCGTACGGGTCCTAGAGTCCACTTTGGACTCAATCATTCTCGGCACCCATCACACTTGGAGCATCGTTTCGAGAGGCGGTTGACTGCCTTGGAGGATTCCGTTACATCTATGCATGTTAAGATGTCAGCAGGATTTATTGAGACCAGGGCGTGTATCAGGAATATAAATCTGGCTTTAGATGACTTGAAATCGAGTTTTAATCTTGGTCTCGATGAGTTGAGATCGAGTTTGACTGAACAGATTAGAGATGGTTTTGCTGAGATTATGTCTAACATGCCAGTGCATCAGGACAAAGAATATAGCATAGGCTATAGCAGAGGGCGGAAGAGGAAATCATCCGAGACAGATTTTG ATATTCAAGTGACTCCTGATGCGCGTAAGTCAGGTGGCGAGGCGACTACGTCGAGAG GTGTGGATGATAATCTGGCTAGGGAAATTGGCAGTAGTAgccaaacccaacagatattTGAGCCTAACCTTCCAGTCATTACAAAGGAGTCCTCAGGTAATGCACTTTTTTGA
- the LOC140831485 gene encoding uncharacterized protein, whose translation MASPEEPVFPVEAEPVAESNVVTEPTNEKDPPPASSKIKKAAAKESKKKVAAPRKRSSPTHPPYFEMIKDAIVTLKERTGSSQPAIVKFIEAKQKNLPPNFRKLLLIQLKKLVENGKLVKVKGSFKLPPVRSPKPAQEKPSAASKPKPKPKPKAAAPKKKQVAVSKAKPAKATPAKPKATVASKPKPATKPKPATKAKPVAKAKPAAKPKAAATAKKTATKRKAPEKPKTEIKPPSKVAKRTTRSSPGKKTTTVTAAVKKSPAEKKATPVKKAPVKKAPARSAKTKTVKSPAKKTAAKRGKK comes from the exons ATGGCCTCCCCCGAAGAACCAGTCTTCCCGGTCGAAGCCGAGCCGGTGGCCGAGTCAAACGTCGTAACCGAGCCTACGAATGAGAAAGATCCTCCACCCGCAAGCTCCAAAATTAAGAAGGCTGCGGCCAAAGAGTCGAAGAAGAAGGTAGCGGCACCCAGAAAGCGAAGTTCCCCCACTCACCCGCCGTACTTCGAG ATGATTAAAGATGCGATCGTGACTTTGAAGGAAAGGACTGGATCGAGTCAGCCTGCGATTGTGAAGTTTATTGAGGCGAAACAGAAGAATCTGCCGCCTAATTTCAGGAAGCTATTGCTTATTCAATTGAAAAAGCTTGTGGAGAATGGTAAGCTTGTGAAAGTCAAGGGCTCTTTTAAGCTGCCACCGGTTCGTTCGCCAAAACCGGCTCAGGAGAAGCCGTCCGCTGCTTCCAAGCCTAAGCCTAAGCCTAAGCCTAAGGCCGCCGCCCCAAAGAAAAAACAGGTCGCGGTTTCCAAAGCAAAACCGGCTAAAGCTACTCCTGCGAAGCCAAAGGCCACCGTCGCATCGAAACCCAAGCCAGCAACGAAACCCAAGCCAGCAACGAAGGCAAAGCCGGTGGCAAAGGCTAAACCTGCCGCGAAGCCGAAGGCGGCTGCTACTGCGAAGAAGACGGCAACCAAGAGAAAGGCACCGGAAAAGCCGAAGACTGAAATAAAACCTCCATCCAAGGTTGCGAAGAGAACTACCAGGTCGAGTCCGGGAAAGAAGACCACTACAGTGACGGCGGCTGTGAAGAAATCTCCGGCTGAAAAGAAGGCGACTCCGGTGAAGAAGGCTCCGGTGAAGAAGGCTCCAGCGAGAAGCGCGAAGACGAAAACGGTGAAATCACCAGCGAAGAAAACTGCGGCGAAGAGGGGCAAGAAGTGA